ATTCAACAAACCCGCAGCTAGACTAAGAGATACAATCTTTGTTGCCTTATTAATGTTCTAAAATTAAAAATATTTAGTATGAAAATCAAACTTGCGAACATCTTTGTAGAAGACCAAAATCACGCACGCCAGTTTTATACTGAAACTTTAGGTTTTATTGTAAAGCATGATATCCCTCTGGGTGCTTTTCAATGGCTCACTGTGATTTCTCCTGAAAACCCTGATGGAGCAGAACTACTTTTAGAACCCAACGAAAATCCCATTGCTAAGACTTATCAAAAGGCACTTTTTGAGCAAGGTATCGCAGCAGTGGTATTTATGGTCGAGGATCTGGATAAAGAATTTCAAAAGCTATCAGCTAAGAATGT
This is a stretch of genomic DNA from Bdellovibrio reynosensis. It encodes these proteins:
- a CDS encoding VOC family protein, which translates into the protein MKIKLANIFVEDQNHARQFYTETLGFIVKHDIPLGAFQWLTVISPENPDGAELLLEPNENPIAKTYQKALFEQGIAAVVFMVEDLDKEFQKLSAKNVEFKVQPMTSPHGKFAIINDTCGNWVHLQQET